In Spodoptera frugiperda isolate SF20-4 chromosome 28, AGI-APGP_CSIRO_Sfru_2.0, whole genome shotgun sequence, one genomic interval encodes:
- the LOC118265174 gene encoding cell adhesion molecule Dscam2 isoform X8, which yields MSFIGFTALVALAAIGSVLCEDETIGPIFMKEPANRVDFSNTTGATVECAARGSPTPDIIWVRSDGTAVGDVPGLRQVQANGNLLFPPFRAEDYRQEVHAQVYACLARNSVGTIHSRDVNVRAVVSQAYAVNLMEEYVLRGNSAILKCHIPSFVSEYVTVISWIISEGDQELDIKLESTNNFDEGKYLVLPSGELHIRDVGPEDGYKSYQCRTKHRLTGETRLSATKGRLVITEPIGSKSPSFSSGSKLAWFEIQQNQDFALLCPAQGYPVPIFRWYKFVEGTTRKQPVTLDDRVKQVSGTLIIKEAKVEDSGKYLCVVNNSVGGESVETVLTVTAPLKATVEPATQTVDFGRPAVFTCRYEGNPVKTITWLKDGKDMKHHDATLRIESVKKEDKGMYQCFIRNDQESAGASAELKLGGRFEPPLIRHSFGEQTFRSGPSLRLKCVASGNPTPDIAWLLDGEKLTSGERLQIGQFVTADGNVESHLNISSVHTNDGGLYTCIASSKVGSASHAARVNVYGLPYVRPMKKRPVVAGDNLIVHCPVAGYPIDSIVWERDNRVLPINRKQKVFPNGTLVIENVERMSDEATYTCVAKNSQGYTAKGTLEVQVMVPPLIMPFNFGEVPFNPGDTALVNCVATKGDLPLDISWTFSSETIDSSLQRDITTMPLNPRASILTINSVSANHQGNYTCIVQNAAGRAEYAATLVVNVPPRWIIEPTDKAFAQGSDAKVECKADGFPKPQVTWKRAEGDTPGDYKDLKPNNPNVKVEDGTLTIANIQKTNEGYYLCEAVNGIGSGLSAVILISVQAPPQFEIKMRNQTARRSEPAVLQCQAKGEKPIGIIWNMNNKRLEPKSDPRYTIREEILPGGVVSDLSIRRTERSDSALFTCVATNAFGSDDTSINMIIQEVPEAPYGLKVLDKSGRTVQLSWAAPYDGNSPIKKFLIEYKRAKGNWEKDIDRVLVPGDTTEAGVFSLRPATAYHIRIVAENELGTSEPSETVTIITAEEAPTGPPQDCKVDAVDKHTLRVTWKPPPPQDWNGDLQGYYVGYKLASSNKSFVFETVDISKESGKEHHLDILNLKTYTQYAIVVQAFNKMGSGPVSGEVRAYTAEGAPSAPPQDVLCTTLTAQTIRVSWVSPPLAAANGLIKAYKVIYGPSETWYDEKSKDTKITASSETILHGLKKFTNYSMEVLATTNGGDGVRSAPIHCQTEQDVPEAPRAVKALVMGQDSILVSWRPPAQPNGVVTHYNVYTQAQNAEPHPNKVPASQTSYSATELKAGRYDFWVTASTIIGEGQPSATASCSPSDKVPAKIASFDESFTATYKEDVKLPCLAVGVPPPNILWKVKGHPLEASERVRQLPEGSLQIAGVAREDAGEYSCHVDNQFGTDTVTHTLSVLAPPFPPQLSIASSSVSSLTLRLKPSVEVDQSPAAGYTIHYKQEFGDWETVQIPSTTDTYTLENLFCGSRYQLYVTAYNGIGTGEASDVVIARTRGSKPPVPRAADFIEVGSSSVTLHLKQWLDGGCPMSHFVVENKKKGAAEWNQISNAVKPGGNFVVLDLEPATWYVLRITAHNNAGFNVAEYEFATLTMTGGTIAPLPGNVGTDKELPPWVKAWLEPEVLVPILATIVVFIVGVVVICLTLARRNTPHRLRGQKDMYYDAVYNASQAALGGGGGTLDKRGGLRDELGYIAPPNRKLPPVPGSNYNTCDRVKRQAVIMGAHSTWDPRRHHYERVRRPRLRRAGSGDTASTGMEDEICPYATFHLLGFREEMDPSKALAFPHHHPAHAGTLAHPHPHHPAHSRAGSQSMPRANSRYARKNSQGGQSAIYSTAPEYDDPATCAEEDQYRARYSRPMYACGPEYDEPACCAPEDEQYTGAYGTPYSDHYGSRPSIAYVSGTRKCGGSPEPPPPPPRNANNDNNCSSSFNESKDSNEISEAECDQPRNYPVRAHTAKDGLHSEEMRKLIDRPEATTPIPQQAVHGRGLTAYDTVAV from the exons TTGTATCTCAGGCATACGCCGTGAACTTGATGGAAGAGTACGTATTGAGAGGCAATAGCGCTATTCTAAAATGTCACATACCAAGCTTTGTGTCAGAGTATGTTACGGTCATCTCTTGGATCATCAGTGAAGGCGACCAGGAATTAGACATCAAGTTAGAATCAACGAATAACTTTGACG AGGGTAAATACTTGGTACTTCCATCTGGAGAATTGCATATTCGAGATGTCGGACCCGAGGATGGTTACAAATCATACCAATGTAGAACAAAGCACAGGCTTACTGGTGAAACCCGACTTTCTGCTACTAAGGGACGACTTGTCATTACCG AACCAATTGGCTCCAAAAGCCCTTCGTTTTCAAGCGGTTCCAAACTAGCCTGGTTTGAAATTCAACAAAATCAGGACTTCGCATTATTATGTCCTGCGCAAGGGTATCCTGTACCAATATTTAG ATGGTACAAGTTCGTGGAAGGTACAACCAGGAAACAGCCTGTTACGCTCGATGATAGAGTAAAACAAGTATCAGGAACCTTGATTATCAAAGAGGCTAAAGTTGAAGACTCCGGCAAATATTTATGCGTTGTCAATAACTCCGTTGGTG GCGAGTCCGTAGAAACTGTCTTGACTGTAACCGCTCCGTTGAAAGCTACCGTTGAGCCAGCTACTCAGACCGTAGATTTTGGAAGGCCTGCCGTATTTACCTGCAGATATGAGGGTAACCCTGTTAAAACGATCACTTGGCTTAAGGACGGCAAGGACATGAAGCACCATGATGCTACCCTCAG gaTTGAATCGGTAAAGAAGGAAGACAAGGGCATGTATCAATGTTTCATTAGGAACGACCAAGAAAGTGCGGGAGCCAGCGCTGAGTTGAAATTGGGAGGCCGAT TCGAACCACCGCTGATCCGTCACAGCTTTGGAGAACAGACATTCCGTTCTGGCCCATCTCTACGTCTTAAATGCGTCGCATCTGGCAACCCTACCCCCGACATCGCGTGGCTCCTGGACGGCGAGAAACTGACCAGCGGAGAAAGACTTCAGATCGGACAATTTGTCACCGCTGACGGCAATGTTGAATCTCACTTGAACATTTCTTCTGTGCACACGAACGACGGCGGATTGTACACATGCATCGCATCCAGCAAG GTCGGCAGTGCTTCCCACGCGGCTCGCGTCAACGTCTACGGCTTACCCTACGTGCGACCCATGAAGAAACGTCCCGTGGTCGCTGGTGACAACCTCATCGTACACTGCCCCGTGGCCGGCTATCCGATTGACTCTATCGTTTGGGAACGAGACAACAG GGTACTCCCCATCAACCGCAAGCAGAAAGTTTTCCCTAACGGCACCCTCGTCATCGAGAACGTGGAGCGAATGAGCGACGAAGCGACCTACACCTGCGTGGCCAAGAACTCTCAGGGATACACCGCTAAGGGAACATTAGAAGTACAAGTCATGG TTCCACCGTTGATAATGCCGTTCAATTTCGGTGAGGTGCCATTCAACCCCGGTGACACAGCTTTAGTGAATTGTGTCGCCACTAAGGGAGATCTTCCTCTCGACATCTCATGGACGTTCAGCAGCGAGACTATAGACTCGAGCCTCCAGCGAGACATCACGACTATGCCTCTAAATCCTCGTGCCTCCATCCTCACTATCAACTCCGTGAGCGCAAACCATCAAGGGAACTACACGTGCATCGTGCAGAATGCGGCCGGCCGCGCAGAATATGCAGCGACACTCGTCGTCAACG TTCCCCCCCGCTGGATTATTGAGCCCACTGATAAGGCATTTGCACAAGGCTCTGATGCTAAAGTTGAATGTAAAGCCGATGGGTTCCCTAAGCCCCAAGTGACGTGGAAGCGGGCTGAAG GTGATACCCCTGGTGATTACAAAGATCTTAAACCAAACAACCCTAACGTAAAAGTTGAGGACGGAACATTGACAATTGCTAATATTCAGAAAACGAATGAGGGATACTACTTGTGCGAAGCTGTAAATGGAATCGGTTCAGGACTGTCTGCTGTTATTCTAATTAGCGTTCAAG CTCCACCCCAATTCGAAATTAAAATGAGAAACCAGACTGCTCGCCGAAGTGAACCCGCTGTCCTACAATGCCAAGCTAAAGGAGAAAAG CCAATTGGAATAATTTGGAACATGAACAACAAACGCCTCGAACCCAAATCTGACCCACGATACACCATTCGCGAAGAAATCCTGCCTGGTGGTGTTGTCTCCGACCTTAGCATCCGAAGGACCGAACGATCAGATAGCGCTCTATTCACTTGTGTAGCTACCAATGCTTTTGGTTCTGATGATACCAGCATCAACATGATCATTCAAG AGGTACCCGAAGCTCCCTATGGCCTTAAAGTCTTGGACAAATCTGGAAGGACCGTGCAACTGTCATGGGCAGCTCCTTATGATGGTAACTCTCCAATCAAGAAGTTCCTCATTGAATACAAACGAGCCAAGGGCAACTGGGAAAAAGACATTGACAG AGTTCTTGTACCCGGAGATACGACTGAAGCAGGAGTGTTTAGCTTGAGACCCGCCACTGCCTATCACATCAGGATTGTTGCTGAAAATGAACTGGGAACTTCTGAGCCATCTGAGACTGTTACCATTATCACCGCTGAAGAAGCCCCCACTGGTCCCCCACAAGACTGCAAAGTTGATGCCGTTGATAAGCATACCCTCCGCGTCACCTGGAAGCCTCCCCCACCACAAGACTGGAACGGTGACCTCCAAgg ATACTACGTTGGTTACAAACTGGCGTCTAGCAATAAGTCCTTCGTGTTTGAAACCGTCGACATCTCTAAGGAATCTGGCAAAGAACATCACCTGGACATTCTAAACTTGAA GACTTACACGCAATACGCCATTGTAGTACAAGCGTTCAACAAGATGGGATCAGGCCCCGTGTCCGGAGAAGTACGAGCTTATACCGCTGAAGGTGCCCCATCTGCTCCACCACAAGACGTTCTCTGCACTACGCTTACGGCACAAACTATCCGTGTATCATGGGTGTCTCCTCCTCTTGCTGCTGCCAACGGACTTATCAAGGCTTACAAAGTGATTTACGGACCTAGCGAGACTTGGTATG atgaAAAGTCAAAGGATACCAAGATTACGGCCAGCAGCGAAACTATCCTCCACGGACTTAAGAAATTCACAAACTACTCGATGGAAGTGCTTGCGACTACCAACGGAGGCGATGGCGTCCGATCTGCACCTATTCACTGCCAAACTGAACAAGACG TACCCGAAGCTCCTCGTGCCGTGAAAGCATTAGTTATGGGACAAGACTCGATCCTGGTGTCATGGAGGCCTCCTGCGCAACCCAACGGTGTTGTTACTCATTACAATGTCTACACTCAGGCACAGAACGCTGAACCCCATCCCAACAAG GTACCAGCTTCTCAAACTAGCTACTCCGCAACTGAACTGAAAGCCGGCCGTTACGACTTCTGGGTCACCGCGTCTACCATCATCGGCGAAGGCCAACCCTCAGCCACCGCTTCATGCAGCCCAAGCGACAAAG TTCCCGCCAAGATCGCATCATTCGATGAATCGTTCACTGCTACCTACAAGGAAGATGTCAAACTGCCCTGCCTTGCCGTCGGTGTTCCTCCTCCTAACATTTTGTGGAAG gtGAAAGGCCACCCCCTGGAAGCTTCGGAACGTGTGCGTCAATTGCCCGAAGGATCCCTGCAGATTGCTGGTGTAGCTCGTGAGGACGCCGGCGAATACTCATGCCATGTTGACAATCAATTCGGAACTGACACTGTTACCCACACGCTCTCGGTACTCG CTCCTCCCTTCCCGCCTCAGCTTAGCATCGCGTCGTCGTCCGTGTCCTCTCTCACTCTCCGCCTGAAGCCTTCCGTCGAAGTAGACCAGTCGCCCGCTGCAGGATACACCATCCACTACAAACAAGAATTTGGAGATTGGGAAACCGTAcag ATTCCAAGCACCACTGACACCTACACTTTGGAAAACCTTTTCTGCGGATCAAGATATCAACTCTACGTTACAGCTTACAATGG CATCGGCACTGGTGAGGCTTCAGACGTGGTGATCGCCCGCACTCGTGGTTCCAAGCCCCCGGTACCTCGCGCCGCTGATTTCATCGAAGTTGGAAGCTCCTCAGTGACTCTGCACCTCAAACAATGGTTGGACGGCGGATGCCCCATGAGCCACTTTGTCGTTGAGAACAAGAAGAA GGGTGCTGCTGAATGGAATCAAATCTCCAACGCTGTGAAACCTGGCGGAAACTTCGTCGTACTCG ATCTGGAACCTGCCACTTGGTATGTACTGAGGATTACGGCCCACAACAACGCTGGATTCAACGTCGCCGAATATGAATTTGCCACGCTTACCATGACCGGAG GAACCATTGCTCCCTTACCTGGCAACGTCGGTACCGACAAGGAACTGCCCCCCTGGGTCAAGGCTTGGCTGGAACCAGAAGTCTTAGTACCAATTTTGGCAACGATCGTGGTGTTCATCGTAGGCGTGGTGGTGATCTGTTTGACCTTAGCTCGCAGGAACACCCCACATCGCCTGCGAGGTCAGAAGgacatgtatt ACGACGCAGTGTACAACGCATCGCAGGCTGCgctgggcggcggcggcggcacgCTGGACAAGCGCGGCGGACTGAGGGACGAGCTCGGCTACATCGCGCCCCCCAACCGCAAGCTGCCTCCCGTGCCCGGCTCCAACTACAACACGTGCGACCGCGTCAAGCGACAGGCCGTCATCA TGGGCGCGCACTCGACGTGGGACCCGCGCCGCCACCACTACGAGCGCGTCCGTCGCCCGCGCCTGCGCAGGGCCGGCTCCGGAGACACCGCCTCCACAG GCATGGAAGACGAAATCTGCCCCTACGCGACGTTCCACCTGCTAGGCTTCCGCGAGGAGATGGACCCCAGCAAGGCGCTGGCCTTCCCGCACCACCACCCCGCCCACGCCGGTACTCTCGCCCACCCTCACCCTCACCACCCAGCTCACTCTCGCGCCGGATCCCAGAGCATG CCTCGTGCCAACAGCCGCTATGCCCGCAAGAACTCTCAGGGAGGACAGAGCGCCATCTACTCGACTGCCCCCGAATACGACGACCCGGCCACCTGCGCTGAAGAAGACCAATAC CGTGCCCGTTACTCTCGCCCGATGTACGCCTGTGGACCTGAGTACGACGAGCCTGCTTGCTGCGCTCCCGAAGACGAACAATACACCGGCGCTTACGGCACTCCCTACTCCGATCACTATGGATCTCGCCCTAGCATTG CTTACGTGTCAGGTACCCGCAAGTGCGGCGGATCCCCCGAGCCTCCCCCACCCCCTCCACGCAACGCCAACAACGACAACAACTGCTCCTCCTCATTCAATGAAAGCAAGGACTCGAACGAAATCTCCGAAGCCGAATGCGACCAGCCACGCAACTATCCCG TAAGGGCCCACACTGCTAAGGACGGCTTGCACAGCGAGGAAATGAGGAAACTCATTGACAG ACCAGAAGCAACCACCCCAATCCCCCAGCAAGCAGTCCACGGGCGGGGACTCACAGCCTACGATACTGTGGCAGTGTAA